From Penicillium psychrofluorescens genome assembly, chromosome: 1, one genomic window encodes:
- a CDS encoding uncharacterized protein (ID:PFLUO_000925-T1.cds;~source:funannotate), whose product MKSNKKRQSADQSTLGGPPGPNGRGQLPMLQFPDKMRYNILSVFGEFVGTFMFLFFSFAGTQVSNTPKPKDGSLPNTSNLLYSALVFGFSLTVNVWAFFRVTGGLFNPAVTLALCVTGGMPPLRGLFVFPAQLLGGIAAAGVVSCLFPGGANFSTRLGGGASISQGLFIEMFLTAQLVFVIIMLAVVKHKSTYLAPVGIGLAFFVCEMVGDYYTGGSLNPARSLGPDVINRSFPGYHWIYWVGPLLGSLLASGFYGLLVLVRWQNINPGQDRDESEVMERKESMIPSEHTVTDQGYGQDQRQFYTDAHAPHSNDSNAVNGAEVRRDLAPEEQV is encoded by the exons ATGAAGTCTAACAAAAAGCGCCAGTCGGCTGATCAGTCAACTCTTGGGGGACCGCCCGGTCCTAACGGGCGTGGCCAGCTCCCCATGTTGCAGTTCCCGGACAAGATGCGTTATAACATCCTCTCTGTCTTCGGAGAGTTCGTGGGCACTTTCATgttcctgttcttctccttcgctgGAACCCAGGTGTCCAATACACCCAAGCCTAAGGATGGATCTCTACCCAACACATCGAATCTGCTGTACTCCGCCTTGGTTTTTGGCTTCTCGTTGACGGTCAACGTTTGGGCATTTTTCCGTGTCACGGGCGGGCTCTTCAACCCAGCG GTCACACTCGCACTCTGTGTGACTGGCGGAATGCCCCCCCTTCGCGGCCTCTTTGTGTTCCCAGCGCAACTTCTCGGTGGCATTGCCGCTGCGGGTGTAGTGAGCTGCCTGTTTCCAGGAGGAGCCAACTTCAGTACTCGACTTGGTGGCGGTGCCTCGATCTCGCAGGGTCTGTTCATTGAAATGTTCCTGACTGCACAGCTGGTTtttgtcatcatcatgctGGCTGTGGTCAAGCACAAGTCGACCTATCTGGCTCCCGTGGGAATTGGTCTCGCCTTTTTCGTATGCGAGATGGTCG GTGACTACTACACTGGTGGCTCCCTGAACCCGGCACGTTCCTTGGGCCCCGATGTCATCAACCGCTCGTTTCCGGGATATCATTGGATCTACTGGGTCGGTCCTCTGCTTGGCTCCCTTCTTGCCTCGGGATTCTACGGATTGCTTGTACTTGTCCGTTGGCAAAACATCAATCCTGGTCAGGATAGAGACGAATCGGAAGTCATGGAAAGGAAGGAGTCGATGATTCCTTCCGAGCACACTGTCACCGATCAGGGTTACGGTCAGGACCAGCGCCAATTTTACACTGATGCCCATGCCCCCCACTCGAATGATAGCAATGCTGTCAATGGTGCGGAAGTGCGCCGCGATTTGGCTCCCGAGGAGCAGGTTTAA
- a CDS encoding uncharacterized protein (ID:PFLUO_000926-T1.cds;~source:funannotate), with the protein MKFTLVSSALLLATAAMANPNPDIPNINSILSEAGVGVSKGINDISDIPAEATSIWEEVKTGGENAIKTLTGEAAEIATAAESAYSAGVTDLQSAGSEIAHKWSTAISQATLTNSNGETTATDATTSETTTTTGPTTTGATKGSMTPSASGTGSPSGTTNGAVARPTAVGAAVAGMAGMLGIMAAL; encoded by the coding sequence ATGAAGTTCACTCTGGTCTCCTCTGCCCTTCTCCTGGCCACCGCAGCCATGGCCAACCCTAACCCCGACATTCCTAACATCAATTCGATCCTCTCCGAGGCCGGCGTCGGTGTCTCGAAGGGCATCAACGACATCTCTGACATTCCCGCCGAGGCTACCTCGATCTGGGAGGAGGTCAAGACTGGCGGCGAGAATGCCATCAAGACCCTGACCGGCGAAGCTGCCGAGATTGCTACCGCCGCCGAGAGCGCCTACAGCGCAGGTGTTACAGACCTCCAGTCCGCCGGCTCGGAGATCGCGCACAAGTGGTCCACTGCCATCAGCCAGGCCACCTTGACCAACTCCAACGGTGAGACCACCGCTACCGATGCCACCACTTccgaaaccaccaccactaccggGCCCACCACTACTGGGGCCACCAAGGGATCCATgaccccctccgcctccggAACTGGCAGCCCATCCGGAACCACCAACGGTGCCGTTGCCCGCCCTACTGCCGTCGGTGCCGCTGTTGCTGGTATGGCCGGTATGCTCGGTATCATGGCTGCCCTGTAA